The following coding sequences are from one Burkholderia stabilis window:
- a CDS encoding LysR family transcriptional regulator, which yields MPADHRLDLNLFRVLDAVYVHGGIGAAARALHLTQPAVTHALNRLRAHFDDPLFVRQGNRVVPTERTRSIIADVQLHLSGLQGTARSPSAFDAATLDLSITVSIRDALESIALPQIVAAFADEAPGLRLVSRRVAVPDIERELASGNLDLAVDRRVQTGPRIATEHLLDDSLVVALRRDHPLAGDPLRRADYFAARHISVSSLGERQSLDVLLGNDGRFRDIRLTCQHYFAACQIAATGDLLVTLPHTYALRMAALLPIVVRPLPLRLKPFPLLAYWHESRDADRAHHWVRERIAAIVRSSAGVADA from the coding sequence GTGCCCGCCGATCACCGTCTCGACCTGAACCTGTTTCGCGTGCTCGACGCCGTCTACGTGCATGGCGGCATCGGCGCGGCCGCCCGTGCGCTGCATCTCACGCAGCCGGCCGTCACCCACGCGCTCAACCGGCTGCGCGCGCATTTCGACGATCCATTGTTCGTACGCCAGGGCAACCGCGTCGTGCCGACCGAGCGCACGCGTTCGATCATCGCGGACGTACAGTTGCACCTGAGCGGCCTGCAAGGCACCGCGCGCAGCCCGTCCGCATTCGATGCCGCGACGCTCGACCTGAGCATCACGGTGAGCATTCGCGACGCGCTCGAATCGATCGCGCTGCCGCAGATCGTCGCCGCGTTCGCTGACGAAGCGCCGGGCCTGCGGCTCGTAAGCCGCCGCGTCGCGGTGCCCGACATCGAGCGCGAACTCGCATCGGGCAATCTCGATCTCGCCGTCGATCGTCGCGTGCAGACGGGCCCGCGCATTGCGACCGAACACCTGCTCGACGATTCGCTCGTCGTCGCGCTGCGCCGCGATCATCCGCTCGCGGGCGACCCGCTGCGGCGCGCCGACTATTTCGCGGCACGGCATATCTCGGTGTCGTCACTCGGCGAACGGCAATCGCTCGACGTGCTGCTCGGCAACGACGGCCGCTTCCGCGATATCCGGCTCACCTGCCAGCATTATTTCGCCGCCTGCCAGATCGCCGCGACCGGCGACCTGCTCGTCACGCTGCCGCACACCTATGCGCTGCGGATGGCCGCGCTGCTGCCGATCGTCGTGCGGCCGCTGCCGCTGCGCCTCAAGCCGTTTCCGCTCCTCGCGTACTGGCACGAATCGCGCGATGCCGATCGCGCGCATCATTGGGTGCGCGAACGGATCGCCGCGATCGTGCGCAGCAGCGCCGGCGTCGCCGACGCATAA
- a CDS encoding OsmC family protein, producing MSLIHAAAVLDADAPDYVVRLQAGTHALTGDEAPREGGQDRGPAPYEFVLAGLAQCTAATLRMYMQRKSWPAARIDVRTELHADREGTQYVRRVVTLDGPLDDAQRQRLAEICEKTPVTQFIKRGTRIETTLN from the coding sequence ATGTCGCTCATCCATGCCGCCGCCGTCCTCGATGCCGACGCACCCGACTACGTCGTCCGGTTGCAAGCCGGCACGCACGCGCTGACCGGCGACGAAGCGCCGCGCGAAGGCGGCCAGGATCGCGGGCCGGCGCCGTACGAGTTCGTGCTGGCCGGCCTCGCGCAATGCACGGCCGCAACGCTTCGCATGTACATGCAGCGCAAGTCGTGGCCGGCTGCGCGCATCGACGTGCGCACCGAGCTGCATGCCGATCGCGAAGGCACGCAGTACGTGCGCCGCGTCGTGACGCTCGACGGCCCGCTCGACGACGCGCAACGCCAGCGCCTCGCGGAGATCTGCGAGAAAACGCCGGTGACGCAGTTCATCAAGCGCGGCACGCGGATCGAGACGACGCTGAACTGA